From Micromonospora sp. NBC_01699, a single genomic window includes:
- a CDS encoding polyadenylate-specific 3'-exoribonuclease AS: MVYRYFYDCEFIEDGRIVDLVSIGVVDEYGREFYAVSTQFDDSRAVPWVRRNVLDKLPSPGDRVWRSRERIRDELYDFLTEPVRGRPDEKLELWAWYAAYDHVALAQLWGAMPALPREIPRFTKDLRQRWDDQGRPPLPDAAAERHDALVDARHNLARWRAMGG; the protein is encoded by the coding sequence ATGGTTTACCGCTATTTCTACGACTGCGAATTCATCGAGGACGGCCGGATCGTCGACCTCGTGTCGATCGGCGTCGTCGACGAGTACGGCCGCGAGTTCTACGCCGTCTCCACGCAGTTCGACGACTCCCGAGCCGTGCCCTGGGTCCGGCGCAACGTGCTGGACAAGCTGCCGTCGCCCGGTGACCGGGTCTGGCGTTCCCGCGAGCGGATCCGGGACGAGCTCTACGACTTCCTGACCGAGCCCGTACGCGGCCGGCCGGACGAGAAGCTGGAGCTGTGGGCCTGGTACGCGGCGTACGACCACGTGGCGCTCGCGCAGCTCTGGGGGGCGATGCCGGCACTGCCCCGGGAGATCCCCCGGTTCACCAAGGACCTGCGCCAGCGCTGGGACGACCAGGGGCGCCCGCCGCTGCCGGACGCGGCGGCGGAACGGCACGACGCGCTGGTCGACGCCCGGCACAACCTGGCCCGGTGGCGGGCCATGGGCGGCTGA
- a CDS encoding Crp/Fnr family transcriptional regulator: protein MEVRLPEPGDALTGVQMFAGLEPEVRQRVIAAAVPRTYRKGQLLFVENDPGESLIVLRRGAVVVFRTAPTGERAVLSVIRPPDVLGEVSLLDASTRSLSAEAIEDCTALALSRGAFMELVHSNPRILDAVMRSLGGLIRRLTEQNADHVFLDLPGRVAKTLVRLAGESQAPMITIELNQSQLAEMAGGSRQSVNQAIGSFASRGWLRTEGRRIVVTDVGALRRRAGMSDR from the coding sequence TTGGAGGTTCGCCTTCCGGAGCCGGGTGACGCGCTCACGGGTGTACAGATGTTCGCCGGCCTGGAACCGGAGGTACGGCAGCGGGTGATCGCTGCCGCGGTGCCGCGTACCTATCGCAAGGGCCAACTGCTGTTCGTCGAGAACGACCCCGGCGAGTCACTCATCGTGCTGCGTCGCGGCGCGGTGGTCGTCTTCCGTACGGCACCGACCGGCGAGCGCGCCGTGCTGTCGGTGATCCGGCCGCCCGACGTACTCGGCGAGGTGTCCCTGCTGGACGCCTCCACCCGCTCGCTGTCGGCCGAGGCGATCGAGGACTGCACGGCGCTCGCCCTGTCCCGCGGCGCCTTCATGGAGCTGGTCCACTCCAACCCGCGCATCCTCGACGCGGTGATGCGCTCGCTGGGCGGCCTGATCCGCCGGCTCACCGAGCAGAACGCCGACCACGTCTTCCTCGACCTGCCCGGCCGGGTGGCCAAGACCCTGGTCCGGCTGGCCGGCGAGAGCCAGGCGCCGATGATCACGATCGAGCTGAACCAGAGTCAGCTCGCGGAAATGGCCGGCGGCTCGCGGCAGAGCGTGAACCAGGCGATCGGCTCCTTCGCCAGCCGGGGATGGCTGCGTACCGAGGGACGCCGGATAGTGGTGACCGATGTGGGGGCGTTGCGCCGCCGGGCGGGCATGTCCGACCGCTGA
- a CDS encoding ATP-binding protein produces MSAPCAKCGRIAAAEDRFCGGCGNELVPACPHCDRPLATNAAFCTSCGKPRPGGARPAATPQEDRRRVSVLFVDLIDFTPYVERADPELVRGMQTSFFSAARRVVGQYGGVVEKYIGDAVMALFGAPVATETDALRCVRAGLELQRVLARFAPADAGGLRFRVGVATGEALVDVAAARDGGQAIVAGDVVNTASRMQSVAPPGGVLVCGNTYTLTKNAIRYDEQPPVTLRGRSSPTEVWLALAPVRRQHPDRELDSTPLIDREHELSLLVNALHRSAREQIPQVVTVFGRAGIGKSRLVRELFRHADRLIDERVTWRTGRCPPFGENVTFAALADIVKSEAGILDTDPASVAAQRLESAVGELVGTDGERARVVDALRPLVGLPGPALPVEETESAWRRLLVALAVRRPTVLVFEDLHWADEQMLRFVELLGASARDVPLLLLCTARPELVDREPSWAASITSSLTINLPPLRNTGIASLYAHMFGQAAFSADMLSPLVEVADGNPLYAYEYVRMLIEQGALRQSGRGWSLEKRHDLPMPDSVHAVIANRVDLLDVTDRTVLLAASVVGMQFWPGAVASALGQPVESVERALRRLEQRDFVHEQSGSIMAGQPEFRFRHVLVRDVCYQRLPRTERVARHERTADWLDALSRSRDTDLAEVLAHHRWAAHEIAGTLGVDTERYAPSARDALHRAARRAYALHALDAAANHAGRALQLAGLDDKLDRLQLELLSTEISFFRDGRAFLSAGGTEQLTALADRLYAINDQGSAARAWTLLGHAAWLRADRATALTCLDRAVELFDALPDTEHKAEAYAELGRLHMLNMERDPALAAAGAAADIAERLGLVEAQTNARITVATTRYYAGDRTGLDELHAAVQFCRTHKLQALTRAMQNLAYAMLEEGDWVQSNALLTAAAAEQGDEQTLTTGYSGEAMRAYFNGEFGKLLAAADAFVDTENGRWDMQVRGLRACLRVLRGEPVPNGQDAPAPPGPVPAGARPVPLADDIAEALETARRSGFHRLHWTVLGPAALCRALQGRSADVVELIDELADSWSKVPALASGEWITAAAYAAALTGRDQAVRVRGMLDRVTHRTPWAEAALRTVTAAVAAADGDHPRAAQLYAAAAEIYAQIPDVTDRMLALALAGGELSRSGERATAQVTLAEVRAFALRNQAPGLLRLGGNQGGAGGWSPVLAS; encoded by the coding sequence ATCTCCGCTCCGTGTGCCAAGTGTGGCCGGATCGCCGCAGCCGAGGACCGCTTCTGCGGCGGCTGCGGCAACGAACTCGTTCCCGCCTGCCCGCACTGCGACCGACCACTCGCCACCAACGCGGCGTTCTGCACGTCCTGCGGCAAACCCCGCCCGGGTGGGGCCCGGCCGGCGGCGACGCCACAGGAGGACCGGCGGCGGGTCAGTGTCCTCTTTGTCGACCTGATCGACTTCACCCCGTACGTCGAACGCGCCGACCCGGAACTGGTCCGGGGCATGCAGACCAGCTTCTTCTCGGCCGCCCGCCGGGTCGTCGGCCAGTACGGCGGGGTGGTGGAGAAGTACATCGGGGACGCGGTGATGGCGTTGTTCGGTGCCCCGGTGGCGACCGAGACCGACGCGTTGCGGTGTGTCCGGGCCGGACTGGAGTTGCAACGGGTGCTGGCCCGGTTCGCCCCCGCCGACGCCGGCGGGCTGCGGTTCCGGGTCGGGGTGGCGACCGGTGAGGCCCTGGTGGACGTCGCCGCCGCCCGCGACGGCGGTCAGGCGATCGTCGCCGGTGACGTGGTCAACACCGCCTCCCGGATGCAGTCGGTGGCACCGCCCGGCGGGGTGCTGGTCTGCGGCAACACGTACACGCTGACCAAGAACGCGATCCGGTACGACGAGCAGCCGCCGGTGACGCTGCGCGGGCGGTCGTCACCGACCGAGGTGTGGCTGGCACTGGCACCCGTACGCCGGCAGCACCCGGACCGGGAACTCGACTCGACCCCGCTGATCGACCGCGAACACGAGCTGAGCCTGCTGGTCAACGCGCTGCACCGGTCGGCCCGCGAACAGATCCCGCAGGTGGTCACCGTCTTCGGTCGGGCCGGCATCGGCAAGAGCCGACTGGTCCGGGAGCTGTTCCGGCACGCCGACCGGTTGATCGACGAGCGGGTCACCTGGCGGACCGGGCGGTGCCCGCCGTTCGGCGAGAACGTCACCTTCGCCGCGCTGGCCGACATCGTGAAGTCCGAGGCGGGCATCCTGGACACCGACCCGGCGTCGGTGGCCGCGCAACGGCTGGAGTCGGCGGTCGGCGAACTGGTCGGCACCGACGGTGAACGGGCCCGGGTGGTGGACGCGCTGCGCCCGCTGGTCGGGTTGCCGGGGCCGGCGCTGCCGGTGGAGGAGACCGAGTCGGCCTGGCGCCGGTTACTGGTGGCGCTGGCCGTCCGGCGGCCGACCGTACTGGTCTTCGAGGACCTGCACTGGGCCGACGAGCAGATGCTGCGCTTCGTGGAACTGCTCGGCGCCTCCGCCCGGGACGTGCCGCTGCTGCTGCTCTGCACCGCCCGACCGGAGCTGGTCGACCGGGAGCCGAGCTGGGCGGCGAGCATCACCTCGTCGTTGACGATCAACCTACCGCCGCTGCGCAACACCGGCATCGCCTCGCTGTACGCGCACATGTTCGGTCAGGCCGCGTTCTCCGCCGACATGCTCAGCCCGTTGGTCGAGGTCGCCGACGGCAACCCGCTCTACGCCTACGAGTACGTCCGGATGCTGATCGAGCAGGGCGCGTTGCGCCAGTCGGGGCGGGGCTGGTCGCTGGAGAAGCGGCACGACCTGCCGATGCCGGACAGCGTGCACGCGGTCATCGCGAACCGGGTCGACCTGCTCGATGTCACCGACCGTACGGTGCTGCTGGCCGCCTCGGTGGTCGGGATGCAGTTCTGGCCCGGTGCGGTCGCCTCCGCGCTCGGCCAGCCGGTCGAGTCGGTGGAACGGGCGCTGCGCCGGCTGGAGCAGCGCGACTTCGTGCACGAGCAGTCCGGATCCATCATGGCCGGTCAACCGGAGTTCCGGTTCCGCCACGTGCTGGTCCGCGACGTGTGTTACCAGCGGCTGCCGCGTACCGAGCGGGTGGCCCGGCACGAGCGCACCGCGGACTGGCTGGACGCGCTGTCGCGCAGCCGGGACACCGACCTGGCCGAGGTGCTGGCGCACCACCGCTGGGCGGCGCACGAGATCGCCGGCACCCTGGGGGTGGACACCGAGCGGTACGCCCCGTCCGCCCGGGACGCGCTGCACCGGGCGGCCCGCCGGGCGTACGCGTTGCACGCCCTCGACGCCGCGGCCAACCACGCGGGCCGGGCGCTGCAACTCGCCGGCCTCGACGACAAGCTCGACCGGTTGCAACTCGAACTGCTCAGCACCGAGATCTCGTTCTTCCGGGACGGCCGGGCGTTCCTCTCCGCCGGCGGAACCGAGCAGCTGACCGCGCTCGCCGACCGGCTGTACGCGATCAACGACCAGGGTTCGGCCGCCCGCGCGTGGACCCTGCTCGGGCACGCGGCCTGGCTGCGGGCCGACCGGGCAACGGCACTGACCTGCCTGGACCGGGCGGTGGAGCTGTTCGACGCGCTGCCCGACACCGAGCACAAGGCCGAGGCGTACGCCGAACTCGGCCGGCTGCACATGCTCAACATGGAGCGTGATCCGGCGCTCGCCGCCGCCGGTGCCGCGGCCGACATCGCCGAACGACTCGGTCTGGTCGAGGCGCAGACCAACGCCCGGATCACCGTGGCGACGACCCGCTACTACGCCGGTGACCGGACCGGTCTGGACGAGTTGCACGCCGCCGTGCAGTTCTGCCGGACCCACAAGCTCCAGGCGCTGACCCGGGCGATGCAGAACCTCGCCTACGCGATGCTGGAGGAGGGCGACTGGGTCCAGTCCAACGCCCTGCTCACCGCCGCCGCGGCCGAACAGGGCGACGAGCAGACGCTCACCACCGGCTACTCCGGCGAGGCGATGCGGGCGTACTTCAACGGGGAGTTCGGCAAGCTGCTCGCCGCCGCCGACGCGTTCGTCGACACCGAGAACGGCCGCTGGGACATGCAGGTCCGGGGCCTGCGCGCCTGCCTGCGGGTGCTGCGCGGCGAACCGGTCCCGAACGGTCAGGACGCACCCGCCCCGCCGGGTCCGGTGCCGGCCGGGGCGAGGCCGGTGCCGCTGGCCGACGACATCGCCGAGGCGCTGGAGACCGCTCGGCGCAGTGGCTTCCACCGGCTGCACTGGACCGTGCTGGGCCCGGCCGCGCTCTGTCGCGCCCTACAGGGCCGCAGTGCCGACGTGGTCGAGCTGATCGACGAGTTGGCCGACTCCTGGTCGAAGGTGCCGGCGCTGGCCAGCGGCGAGTGGATCACCGCGGCCGCGTACGCCGCCGCGCTGACCGGACGGGACCAGGCGGTACGCGTACGCGGGATGCTGGACCGGGTCACGCACCGTACGCCCTGGGCGGAGGCCGCGTTGCGTACGGTGACCGCGGCGGTGGCCGCCGCAGACGGTGACCACCCCCGCGCGGCCCAGCTGT